In Vespa velutina chromosome 1, iVesVel2.1, whole genome shotgun sequence, the following proteins share a genomic window:
- the LOC124948611 gene encoding SET and MYND domain-containing protein 4-like isoform X2: protein MDIAKELILNLKQKNVSHVGYGLQKECEALVGHILQNMVKSQLPPLNVERKNAEDAVRYREEGNQHFVVGDDIDAIESYTKSLAYANNKELMAYAHANRSAALFRKEMYKECLIDIDAALLYGYPENKRTKLMERGAKAIDELKKILQISENKHTNIEKIIDQICLNQNIKEDITKTDTNDIHINDKNKERNLLLDNHEKRFFNISHFPIKCTTQKPRYLEKEGSLSLAYGQNKECPAASDGIKIVFSKEFGRHLIATKNLSPGDIVTIENPYAHVIYEDRFYTHCHQCLSRCYNLIPCSNCPIAQYCSEECKKIAWDMAHVTECPILVLLKNLLNVDKDKIRMLTKIIRLLIIVTENGSKIKELQEDTKIAESNPDNRTAGFSDEGVFYSFSARSALSLATNMITRPLIGISAFACISALATILLATQTNFFGKKYEIDYLEDIREFSNLKFCGSIMFRASVIMSSNCFSVQQEPGVKSGSGLYVTHSLYNHSCSPNTFRHFEGLTMITRALHPILTGDQIFTSYGPEYAYMSRLERKEKIMQDYFFDCQCSACVFNWPIYTEILRNHVGSITQNKQLVEKLKPFKQRLLKNIYDIDAVKNVLNILYKEVSQPCEEIVHAEQYLKSYYLDP from the exons atggATATAGCAAAAGAGTTAATATTGAATCTTAAACAAAAGAATGTTTCACATGTGGGATACGGTTTACAAAAGGAATGTGAAGCTCTTGTTGgacatattttacaaaatatggTAAAATCTCAATTACCACCATTaaatgttgaaagaaaaaatgcagaGGATGCAGTCAGATATAGAGAAGAag gaaatcAACATTTTGTTGTGGGCGATGACATTGATGCTATAGAGAGTTATACTAAAAGTTTAGCATATGCTAATAATAAAGAGTTAATGGCATATGCACATGCGAATAGATCTGCAGCTTTGTtcagaaaagaaatgtataaagaATGTTTGATAGATATTGATGCTGCTTTATTATATGGGTAtccagaaaataaaagaacaaaacttATGGAAAGGGGAGCCAAAGCAATCGATGAacttaagaaaattttacaaatatccGAGAATAAACATACtaacattgaaaaaattatagatcaaatttgtttaaatcaaaatataaaagaagacaTTACAAAAACAGATACtaatgatatacatattaatgataaaaataaagaaagaaatttattgctTGATAATCATGAAAaacgattttttaatatcagtCATTTTCCTATCAAATGTACAACACAAAAGCCAAGATATTTAGAGAAAGAAGGTTCTTTATCTCTTGCTTATGGTCAAAATAAGGAGTGTCCTGCTGCTAGCGATGGTatcaaaattgttttttctaaagaatttGGACGTCATCTTATAGCTACAAAAAATTTGAGCCCAGGAGATATAGTTACCATTGAAAATCCGTATGCACACGTCATCTACGAGGACAG gTTCTACACCCATTGTCATCAATGTCTTTCAAgatgttataatttaataccATGTTCAAATTGTCCAATTGCACAATATTGTTCAGAAGAATGTAAAAAGATAGCTTGGGATATGGCTCATGTGACAGAATGTCCAATTTTGgtactattaaaaaatttattgaacgTTGATAAAGACAAGATAAGAATGCTTACTAAAATTATTAGACTGTTAATTATTGTAACAGAAAATGGTTCCAAGATAAAGGAATTACAAGAAGATACGAAAATTGCAGAATCCAATCCtg ATAACAGGACAGCAGGTTTTTCAGATGAGGGTGTATTTTATAGTTTTAGTGCTCGATCTGCTTTAAGTCTTGCAACAAATATGATTACTAGACCATTAATAGGTATCAGTGCATTTGCATGTATTTCAGCTCTTGCTACTATTCTTCTAGCTACACAGACTAATTTCTTTgggaaaaaatatgaaatagattaTTTGGAAGATATAAgagaattttctaatttaaaattttgtgGTAGTATCATGTTTCGGGCATCTGTTATTATGTCTTCTAATTGTTTTTCA GTACAACAAGAGCCAGGAGTAAAATCTGGATCAGGTTTATATGTAACACACAGTTTGTACAATCATTCATGTAGTCCAAATACGTTTAGACATTTTGAAGGACTGACTATGATTACTCGTGCGTTACATCCAATTTTAACAGGAGATCAAATTTTTACAAGTTATGGCCCtgaatatgcatatatgtcacgtttagaaaggaaagaaaaaataatgcaggattatttttttgattgtCAATGTTCTGCATGTGTATTTAATTGGCCCATTTATACTGAAATACTTCGTAATCACGTGGGTTCGATTACCCAAAATAAGCAACtcgtagaaaaattaaaacccTTTAAACAAAGATTGCTtaagaatatttatgatatcgaTGCAGTAAAAAAcgttcttaatattttatataaagaagtATCTCAACCATGTGAGGAGATAGTTCACGCAGAACAATATCTAAAAAGTTACTATTTAG atCCGTAA
- the LOC124948611 gene encoding SET and MYND domain-containing protein 4-like isoform X1 has product MDIAKELILNLKQKNVSHVGYGLQKECEALVGHILQNMVKSQLPPLNVERKNAEDAVRYREEGNQHFVVGDDIDAIESYTKSLAYANNKELMAYAHANRSAALFRKEMYKECLIDIDAALLYGYPENKRTKLMERGAKAIDELKKILQISENKHTNIEKIIDQICLNQNIKEDITKTDTNDIHINDKNKERNLLLDNHEKRFFNISHFPIKCTTQKPRYLEKEGSLSLAYGQNKECPAASDGIKIVFSKEFGRHLIATKNLSPGDIVTIENPYAHVIYEDRFYTHCHQCLSRCYNLIPCSNCPIAQYCSEECKKIAWDMAHVTECPILVLLKNLLNVDKDKIRMLTKIIRLLIIVTENGSKIKELQEDTKIAESNPDNRTAGFSDEGVFYSFSARSALSLATNMITRPLIGISAFACISALATILLATQTNFFGKKYEIDYLEDIREFSNLKFCGSIMFRASVIMSSNCFSVQQEPGVKSGSGLYVTHSLYNHSCSPNTFRHFEGLTMITRALHPILTGDQIFTSYGPEYAYMSRLERKEKIMQDYFFDCQCSACVFNWPIYTEILRNHVGSITQNKQLVEKLKPFKQRLLKNIYDIDAVKNVLNILYKEVSQPCEEIVHAEQYLKSYYLGKFK; this is encoded by the exons atggATATAGCAAAAGAGTTAATATTGAATCTTAAACAAAAGAATGTTTCACATGTGGGATACGGTTTACAAAAGGAATGTGAAGCTCTTGTTGgacatattttacaaaatatggTAAAATCTCAATTACCACCATTaaatgttgaaagaaaaaatgcagaGGATGCAGTCAGATATAGAGAAGAag gaaatcAACATTTTGTTGTGGGCGATGACATTGATGCTATAGAGAGTTATACTAAAAGTTTAGCATATGCTAATAATAAAGAGTTAATGGCATATGCACATGCGAATAGATCTGCAGCTTTGTtcagaaaagaaatgtataaagaATGTTTGATAGATATTGATGCTGCTTTATTATATGGGTAtccagaaaataaaagaacaaaacttATGGAAAGGGGAGCCAAAGCAATCGATGAacttaagaaaattttacaaatatccGAGAATAAACATACtaacattgaaaaaattatagatcaaatttgtttaaatcaaaatataaaagaagacaTTACAAAAACAGATACtaatgatatacatattaatgataaaaataaagaaagaaatttattgctTGATAATCATGAAAaacgattttttaatatcagtCATTTTCCTATCAAATGTACAACACAAAAGCCAAGATATTTAGAGAAAGAAGGTTCTTTATCTCTTGCTTATGGTCAAAATAAGGAGTGTCCTGCTGCTAGCGATGGTatcaaaattgttttttctaaagaatttGGACGTCATCTTATAGCTACAAAAAATTTGAGCCCAGGAGATATAGTTACCATTGAAAATCCGTATGCACACGTCATCTACGAGGACAG gTTCTACACCCATTGTCATCAATGTCTTTCAAgatgttataatttaataccATGTTCAAATTGTCCAATTGCACAATATTGTTCAGAAGAATGTAAAAAGATAGCTTGGGATATGGCTCATGTGACAGAATGTCCAATTTTGgtactattaaaaaatttattgaacgTTGATAAAGACAAGATAAGAATGCTTACTAAAATTATTAGACTGTTAATTATTGTAACAGAAAATGGTTCCAAGATAAAGGAATTACAAGAAGATACGAAAATTGCAGAATCCAATCCtg ATAACAGGACAGCAGGTTTTTCAGATGAGGGTGTATTTTATAGTTTTAGTGCTCGATCTGCTTTAAGTCTTGCAACAAATATGATTACTAGACCATTAATAGGTATCAGTGCATTTGCATGTATTTCAGCTCTTGCTACTATTCTTCTAGCTACACAGACTAATTTCTTTgggaaaaaatatgaaatagattaTTTGGAAGATATAAgagaattttctaatttaaaattttgtgGTAGTATCATGTTTCGGGCATCTGTTATTATGTCTTCTAATTGTTTTTCA GTACAACAAGAGCCAGGAGTAAAATCTGGATCAGGTTTATATGTAACACACAGTTTGTACAATCATTCATGTAGTCCAAATACGTTTAGACATTTTGAAGGACTGACTATGATTACTCGTGCGTTACATCCAATTTTAACAGGAGATCAAATTTTTACAAGTTATGGCCCtgaatatgcatatatgtcacgtttagaaaggaaagaaaaaataatgcaggattatttttttgattgtCAATGTTCTGCATGTGTATTTAATTGGCCCATTTATACTGAAATACTTCGTAATCACGTGGGTTCGATTACCCAAAATAAGCAACtcgtagaaaaattaaaacccTTTAAACAAAGATTGCTtaagaatatttatgatatcgaTGCAGTAAAAAAcgttcttaatattttatataaagaagtATCTCAACCATGTGAGGAGATAGTTCACGCAGAACAATATCTAAAAAGTTACTATTTAGGTAAATTTAagtga
- the LOC124948627 gene encoding prefoldin subunit 4: MAGGKNEQGGFQPDSDVHITYDDQQKINRFARQNAKLEDYKEELKFKQNELKNLEDACDELTLADDDVKIPYYIGEVFVYQDIEKTQNCLENAKEKKKAEIASLESKCDELKSLMSELKTQLYAKFGNHINLEREED, from the exons atggccggaggaaaaaatgaacaagGTGGATTTCAACCG GATTCTGATGTTCATATTACTTATGATGATCAACAGAAAATCAACAGATTTGCAAGACAAAATGCTAAATTGGaagattataaagaagaacttaaatttaaacaa aatgaattgaaaaatttagaaGATGCTTGTGATGAATTGACTCTTGCAGACGATGATGTTAAGATACCATATTATATTGGAGAAGTTTTTGTTTAtcaagatattgaaaaaacaCAG aattgtttagaaaatgctaaagaaaaaaagaaagcagaaATAGCAAGTTTGGAAAGTAAATGCGATGAATTAAAGTCATTGATGAGTGAATTGAAGACTCAGTTATATGCAAAGTTTGGCAATCATATAAACttagaaagggaagaagactga
- the LOC124949330 gene encoding leukotriene A-4 hydrolase yields the protein MALSENDPNSFSRPDLAVVTHIHLELNVDFDRKVLSGKAILDIEKKGATNTVILDNRNLIILSVINVDNGSTLNYKVESDIGYGSKFIIELPTPVDSTNENDTRYKIEINYETASDATGLQWLTPEQTTGGKHPYLFSQCEAIHARSVLPCQDTPSVKFTYSAKISAPQEMTVLMSALLDDVTNNETTKIYRFHQPIPVPSYLIAIAVGVLASKKIGPRSTVWAEQEYIDRSAYEFAETETMLQIAEQICGPYVWGVYDLLVLPPSFPFGGMENPCLTFVTPTLLAGDRSLANVVAHEIAHSWTGNLVTNANFEHFWLNEGFTMFVERKINGRMFGEKYRQFSAINGLKSLEECIETLGKSNQITNLVPSLIGINPDDSFSVVPYEKGHTLLFYLEQLLGGSDVFEPFLKSYLSTYEYKSIVTNTWKEYLYKYFPNKIELLDSVDWNAWFNTPGMPPVIPNYDKSLAIACTELAQKWISWDETTTSPFDKNDIQNLTAIQKITFLAELRASSTILSLQKLETMQDTYDFNSIKNAEIRFLWLRLCIKSRWASKVSDALDFATEQGRLKFVRPIFRDLYKWKEMRQTAIDTYLKNKNKMMYVTAHMVAKDLHLNDCKFM from the exons atggcTTTAAGTGAGAATGATCCAAATTCATTTTCTAGACCag atTTAGCAGTTGTAACCCATATTCATCTAGAGTTAAATGTTGATTTTGATAGAAAAGTTTTGTCAGGTAAAGCAATTCTggacatagaaaaaaaaggagctaCGAATACAGTG ATTTTAGATAATCgtaatcttattatattatcagtTATAAATGTTGATAATGGATCTACTTTGAATTATAAAGTAGAAAGTGATATTGGATATGGTTCTAagtttattattgaattaccAACACCTGTAGATTCAACTAATGAAAATGATACaag atataaaattgaaattaattatgagaCAGCATCAGATGCAACTGGTTTACAATGGTTGACACCAGAACAAACAACTGGAGGAAAACATCCTTATCTATTTTCTCAGTGTgag GCTATACATGCTAGATCTGTGCTTCCTTGTCAAGATACACCATCTGTCAAATTCACTTATTCTGCTAAG ATATCAGCACCACAAGAGATGACAGTATTAATGTCTGCTTTATTAGATGATGTTACAAATAATGaaacaacgaaaatatatagatttcaCCAACCTATTCCAGTACCATCGTACTTAATAGCTATTGCAGTTGGTGTATTAGCATCTAAAAAGATTGGTCCTAGAAGTACTGTCTGGGCTGAACAAGAATATATAGATCGCAGTGCATATGAATTTGCTGAAACTGAGACTATGTTACAAATTGCTGAACAAATATGTGGACCCTATGTGTGGG GTGTATATGACTTATTAGTGCTCCCACCAAGCTTTCCATTTGGGGGAATGGAAAATCCATGTCTAACATTTGTAACACCAACTCTTCTTGCTGGAGATCGTTCTCTAGCTAATGTAGTAGCTCATGAAATTGCACATAGTTGGACTGGGAATTTAGTAACTAATGCAAATTTTGAACATTTTTGGTTGAATGAAGGTTTCACTATGTTTgttgagagaaaaataaatggaaggaTGTTTGGTGAAAAATATAGACAATTCAGTGCAATAAATGGACTTAAATCTTTGGAAGAATGT ATTGAAACACTTGGAAAATCAAATCAGATAACAAATTTAGTTCCAAGCTTAATAGGGATCAATCCTGATGATTCATTTTCAGTTGTACCTTATGAAAAAGGTCAtacacttttattttatttagagcAACTATTGGGTGGTTCAGACGTATTTGAACcctttttaaaatcatatttaagtacatatgaatataaaagtatagttACTAATACTTGGAAGGAATATCTATACAAGTATTTTCCAAATAAGATTGAG ctaTTAGATTCAGTGGATTGGAATGCATGGTTTAATACACCTGGCATGCCACCAGTTATACCGAATTATGATAAAAGTTTAGCTATTGCCTGCACTGAATTAGCACAAAAATGGATTTCATGGGATGAAACTACTACATCACCTTTTGACAAAAATGACATACAAAATTTAACTGCAATTCAAAAGATAACATTTTTAGCTGAGTTACGTGCATCATCTACTATTTTGTCATTACAAAAACTTGAAACTATGCAAGATacatatgattttaattctataaagAATGCTGAAATAAG ATTTTTATGGCTACGTTTGTGTATAAAAAGTCGTTGGGCATCAAAAGTATCAGATGCTTTAGATTTTGCTACAGAACAAGGGCGATTGAAATTTGTTCGCCCGATATTTCGTGATCTTTACAAATGGAAGGAAATGCGTCAGACTGCGAttgatacatatttaaaaaataaaaataaaatgatgtaTGTTACTGCGCATATGGTAGCTAAAGATCTTCACCTTAATGACTGcaaatttatgtaa
- the LOC124949334 gene encoding cell cycle control protein 50A isoform X4, producing MTPMSDSSSLPKTKKPSDSAFKQQRLPAWQPILTAGTVLPTFFVIGVAFIPVGIGLLYFSDKVKEQTIDYTYCNSNSTDGKRCIDIIAQNPKNACYCEINFVLSTDFDGEVYMYYGLTNFYQNHRRYVKSRDDNQLLGILSDEVSGDCKPFAYEVNEHNITKPIVPCGAIANSLFSDELTLHSERNRKDVPLLKTGIAWPSDKNIKFKNPEGDLREIFSSEKFAKPKNWEKHIYDLDPHNASNNGFQNEDLIVWMRTAALPTFRKLYRRVDHSVEGFTEGLLAGNYTLRVKYSYSVSSFDGTKRMILSTTSLLGGKNPFLGIAYIVVGCICLVLGIALSIIHIKYSKRE from the exons ATGACACCGATGAGTGATAGTAGTTCATTACCTAAAACAAAAAAGCCATCAG ATAGCGCATTCAAACAGCAACGTTTACCTGCTTGGCAACCTATTCTTACTGCTGGAACTGTTTTACCAACATTTTTTGTAATAGGAGTTGCATTTATACCAGTTGGAATTGGATTATTATACTTCTCtgataaagtaaaagaacaaacaatAGATTATACCTATTGTAATTCTAATAGTACTGATGGTAAAAgatgtatagatataatagCGCAAAATCCAAAAAATGCTTGTTattgtgaaataaattttgtattatctaCGGATTTTGACGGAGaagtttatatgtattatggcTTAACAAACTTCTATCAGAATCATCGTCGATATGTTAAATCTAGGGATGATAATCAATTATTAGGAATATTATCAGATGAAGTATCTGGTGATTGTAAACCATTTGCATATGAAGTTAATGAACATAATATTACCAAACCAATAGTTCCATGTGGAGCTATAGCGAATTCTCTCTTTAGTGATGAATTAACATTACATTctgaaagaaatcgaaaagatGTACCATTATTAAAAACTGGCATAGCATGGCCTtctgataaaaatatcaaatttaaaaatccAGAAGGTGatttaagagaaatattttcttccgaGAAATTTGCTAAACCAAAAAATTGGGAAAAACATATCTATGACTTAGACCCACATAATGCAAGTAATAATGGATTTCAAAATGAAGATCTCATTGTATGGATGAGAACTGCTGCTTTACCaacatttagaaaattataccGTAGGGTTGATCATTCTGTTGAAGGTTTTACTGAAGGCTTACTTGCAGGAAATTATACACTTAGAGTTAAATATT catATTCAGTGTCTTCTTTTGATGGTACCAAAAGAATGATTCTAAGCACAACGTCACTTTTGGGTGGAAAAAATCCATTTCTTGGTATTGCGTACATAGTGGTTGGATGTATTTGCTTAGTACTTGGAATAGCATTATCaatcatacatataaaatattccaagag agaataa
- the LOC124949334 gene encoding cell cycle control protein 50A isoform X1, which translates to MTPMSDSSSLPKTKKPSDSAFKQQRLPAWQPILTAGTVLPTFFVIGVAFIPVGIGLLYFSDKVKEQTIDYTYCNSNSTDGKRCIDIIAQNPKNACYCEINFVLSTDFDGEVYMYYGLTNFYQNHRRYVKSRDDNQLLGILSDEVSGDCKPFAYEVNEHNITKPIVPCGAIANSLFSDELTLHSERNRKDVPLLKTGIAWPSDKNIKFKNPEGDLREIFSSEKFAKPKNWEKHIYDLDPHNASNNGFQNEDLIVWMRTAALPTFRKLYRRVDHSVEGFTEGLLAGNYTLRVKYSYSVSSFDGTKRMILSTTSLLGGKNPFLGIAYIVVGCICLVLGIALSIIHIKYSKSTTEMIDVNPTTEYQSRISLRILKAYRRRSFNIKCST; encoded by the exons ATGACACCGATGAGTGATAGTAGTTCATTACCTAAAACAAAAAAGCCATCAG ATAGCGCATTCAAACAGCAACGTTTACCTGCTTGGCAACCTATTCTTACTGCTGGAACTGTTTTACCAACATTTTTTGTAATAGGAGTTGCATTTATACCAGTTGGAATTGGATTATTATACTTCTCtgataaagtaaaagaacaaacaatAGATTATACCTATTGTAATTCTAATAGTACTGATGGTAAAAgatgtatagatataatagCGCAAAATCCAAAAAATGCTTGTTattgtgaaataaattttgtattatctaCGGATTTTGACGGAGaagtttatatgtattatggcTTAACAAACTTCTATCAGAATCATCGTCGATATGTTAAATCTAGGGATGATAATCAATTATTAGGAATATTATCAGATGAAGTATCTGGTGATTGTAAACCATTTGCATATGAAGTTAATGAACATAATATTACCAAACCAATAGTTCCATGTGGAGCTATAGCGAATTCTCTCTTTAGTGATGAATTAACATTACATTctgaaagaaatcgaaaagatGTACCATTATTAAAAACTGGCATAGCATGGCCTtctgataaaaatatcaaatttaaaaatccAGAAGGTGatttaagagaaatattttcttccgaGAAATTTGCTAAACCAAAAAATTGGGAAAAACATATCTATGACTTAGACCCACATAATGCAAGTAATAATGGATTTCAAAATGAAGATCTCATTGTATGGATGAGAACTGCTGCTTTACCaacatttagaaaattataccGTAGGGTTGATCATTCTGTTGAAGGTTTTACTGAAGGCTTACTTGCAGGAAATTATACACTTAGAGTTAAATATT catATTCAGTGTCTTCTTTTGATGGTACCAAAAGAATGATTCTAAGCACAACGTCACTTTTGGGTGGAAAAAATCCATTTCTTGGTATTGCGTACATAGTGGTTGGATGTATTTGCTTAGTACTTGGAATAGCATTATCaatcatacatataaaatattccaagag caCAACTGAGATGATTGATGTGAATCCAACTACAGAATATCA ATCAAGGATTTCCTTACGAATACTCAAAGCctatagaagaagaagtttcAATATCAAATGCAGTACTTAA
- the LOC124949334 gene encoding cell cycle control protein 50A isoform X2, with product MTPMSDSSSLPKTKKPSDSAFKQQRLPAWQPILTAGTVLPTFFVIGVAFIPVGIGLLYFSDKVKEQTIDYTYCNSNSTDGKRCIDIIAQNPKNACYCEINFVLSTDFDGEVYMYYGLTNFYQNHRRYVKSRDDNQLLGILSDEVSGDCKPFAYEVNEHNITKPIVPCGAIANSLFSDELTLHSERNRKDVPLLKTGIAWPSDKNIKFKNPEGDLREIFSSEKFAKPKNWEKHIYDLDPHNASNNGFQNEDLIVWMRTAALPTFRKLYRRVDHSVEGFTEGLLAGNYTLRVKYSYSVSSFDGTKRMILSTTSLLGGKNPFLGIAYIVVGCICLVLGIALSIIHIKYSKRSRISLRILKAYRRRSFNIKCST from the exons ATGACACCGATGAGTGATAGTAGTTCATTACCTAAAACAAAAAAGCCATCAG ATAGCGCATTCAAACAGCAACGTTTACCTGCTTGGCAACCTATTCTTACTGCTGGAACTGTTTTACCAACATTTTTTGTAATAGGAGTTGCATTTATACCAGTTGGAATTGGATTATTATACTTCTCtgataaagtaaaagaacaaacaatAGATTATACCTATTGTAATTCTAATAGTACTGATGGTAAAAgatgtatagatataatagCGCAAAATCCAAAAAATGCTTGTTattgtgaaataaattttgtattatctaCGGATTTTGACGGAGaagtttatatgtattatggcTTAACAAACTTCTATCAGAATCATCGTCGATATGTTAAATCTAGGGATGATAATCAATTATTAGGAATATTATCAGATGAAGTATCTGGTGATTGTAAACCATTTGCATATGAAGTTAATGAACATAATATTACCAAACCAATAGTTCCATGTGGAGCTATAGCGAATTCTCTCTTTAGTGATGAATTAACATTACATTctgaaagaaatcgaaaagatGTACCATTATTAAAAACTGGCATAGCATGGCCTtctgataaaaatatcaaatttaaaaatccAGAAGGTGatttaagagaaatattttcttccgaGAAATTTGCTAAACCAAAAAATTGGGAAAAACATATCTATGACTTAGACCCACATAATGCAAGTAATAATGGATTTCAAAATGAAGATCTCATTGTATGGATGAGAACTGCTGCTTTACCaacatttagaaaattataccGTAGGGTTGATCATTCTGTTGAAGGTTTTACTGAAGGCTTACTTGCAGGAAATTATACACTTAGAGTTAAATATT catATTCAGTGTCTTCTTTTGATGGTACCAAAAGAATGATTCTAAGCACAACGTCACTTTTGGGTGGAAAAAATCCATTTCTTGGTATTGCGTACATAGTGGTTGGATGTATTTGCTTAGTACTTGGAATAGCATTATCaatcatacatataaaatattccaagag ATCAAGGATTTCCTTACGAATACTCAAAGCctatagaagaagaagtttcAATATCAAATGCAGTACTTAA
- the LOC124949334 gene encoding cell cycle control protein 50A isoform X3: MTPMSDSSSLPKTKKPSDSAFKQQRLPAWQPILTAGTVLPTFFVIGVAFIPVGIGLLYFSDKVKEQTIDYTYCNSNSTDGKRCIDIIAQNPKNACYCEINFVLSTDFDGEVYMYYGLTNFYQNHRRYVKSRDDNQLLGILSDEVSGDCKPFAYEVNEHNITKPIVPCGAIANSLFSDELTLHSERNRKDVPLLKTGIAWPSDKNIKFKNPEGDLREIFSSEKFAKPKNWEKHIYDLDPHNASNNGFQNEDLIVWMRTAALPTFRKLYRRVDHSVEGFTEGLLAGNYTLRVKYSYSVSSFDGTKRMILSTTSLLGGKNPFLGIAYIVVGCICLVLGIALSIIHIKYSKSKLM, from the exons ATGACACCGATGAGTGATAGTAGTTCATTACCTAAAACAAAAAAGCCATCAG ATAGCGCATTCAAACAGCAACGTTTACCTGCTTGGCAACCTATTCTTACTGCTGGAACTGTTTTACCAACATTTTTTGTAATAGGAGTTGCATTTATACCAGTTGGAATTGGATTATTATACTTCTCtgataaagtaaaagaacaaacaatAGATTATACCTATTGTAATTCTAATAGTACTGATGGTAAAAgatgtatagatataatagCGCAAAATCCAAAAAATGCTTGTTattgtgaaataaattttgtattatctaCGGATTTTGACGGAGaagtttatatgtattatggcTTAACAAACTTCTATCAGAATCATCGTCGATATGTTAAATCTAGGGATGATAATCAATTATTAGGAATATTATCAGATGAAGTATCTGGTGATTGTAAACCATTTGCATATGAAGTTAATGAACATAATATTACCAAACCAATAGTTCCATGTGGAGCTATAGCGAATTCTCTCTTTAGTGATGAATTAACATTACATTctgaaagaaatcgaaaagatGTACCATTATTAAAAACTGGCATAGCATGGCCTtctgataaaaatatcaaatttaaaaatccAGAAGGTGatttaagagaaatattttcttccgaGAAATTTGCTAAACCAAAAAATTGGGAAAAACATATCTATGACTTAGACCCACATAATGCAAGTAATAATGGATTTCAAAATGAAGATCTCATTGTATGGATGAGAACTGCTGCTTTACCaacatttagaaaattataccGTAGGGTTGATCATTCTGTTGAAGGTTTTACTGAAGGCTTACTTGCAGGAAATTATACACTTAGAGTTAAATATT catATTCAGTGTCTTCTTTTGATGGTACCAAAAGAATGATTCTAAGCACAACGTCACTTTTGGGTGGAAAAAATCCATTTCTTGGTATTGCGTACATAGTGGTTGGATGTATTTGCTTAGTACTTGGAATAGCATTATCaatcatacatataaaatattccaagag CAAACTAATGTAA